The stretch of DNA TTGTCAGTGTGTAAACACTGGCCCAGGCCTAATTATAATTATCGTGTAAGCAGTGATTAATTAATCCTGCTGGTATAGAGGAAGCTGATAGTGAAATGATTCCTCTAGGTAACTGAAATACACTGTCTCACGGCCTAAATAGTAAATGACAAGTATTCTAAGAATATGTATCTGCAGGACAGAATTATTTTTAGGTATTTAGTGCTCCCACAATTAAAATAGTCGACCATTGTGTCTGTCTTACAGCAGTAACatcctttgttgtttttactgccTGTTCAGGTGGCATGAAATTACCAACATGAGTCATAATAGGTCCTTCTTTGGCCTGGAGCTCAGCAACAGAGAGGAGAGTGTTCAGTTCCAGACCGTAAGTCTGTCCCTTCTCAACcaaaacattgttctgtttAACTTTATTTGGCTAAACTGGAATTTTGCATTTGTTATGGACTTTACCACTGGCTTAGCGGAATCCCTCTTTGTGAGTGTAGCATATATTTAGGGTGTGTTTTTAGCGTACCAATGTGGAAATACAGAAATAGTCTTGCGGAAGTATTCACACTCCTCAaacttgttcatattttgtcacgttacaaccacaaacctctatgtattttatgtgaattttatgCCAAATAACAACACGGAATAATGCATGACTAtgatgtggaagaaaaataatatacattTCAAAAAGTGTGAAACTCTGACACCAACctcaccaaaataaaatccattctGCTGCCAGAAGTCACCCAATGAGTTAATAGagtctgtgtttttaatttaatctcagctgttctgtgaagactttagaagtttgttagagaacatcagtAAAGATGAAGATCAAGAAACACATAAGACAAGTTGGGGACTTTGCAGGGAGggtgaaaaatatgtaaaagctAGAGAGTGTATATATTTTTCCACTGCACTGTTCTAATCAAACTAAGTTAAGTTCACCTCTGTacctttttttgtcttgtagTTTCAAatatgtgttttctttctttatttgtagGACGACATGGAAACTTCTAAATACGTCTGCCGCATGTGTCTGGCCAGACTCAAGTTTTATAAGACCAACAAGAGCAACTTGTAAGCATTTTGCAGCATGTCTAGCCTAGTTCCtgtctccttctcctcttcatTCTTACCTCATGTCTTTCCAattctcctctctctcttcagAGAGGAGAGTCCCCCCCTGCCCTCTGAGAGCTCCCAGAAGTCCCTTCTCACTCTATCCTTTCCTCGTTTTCCAATACTCTCTCGCACATCTCTGCTTTCAGATAAGGGGTGAGCAACACTGCCACCCTCTGTTTGTCTGTTCCCACAAGTTCGCCACCTGaggacaaaataaaagccctctATATTGCCTAAAGTATTGAACTGTGAATAAGAATGTAGGCGAGCCAATAATTGCGACCACATgttctatttttctattttattcagaTTCTACAAGCATTTGGTCAAGAATCAGTCGCTCTTAGAGTATCAGAAAATTCTAGTTCCATAATAAGATGACACCTAAGCACAAAGTCCATTTTTGAAATCTCGCTTTGAAACAACTAGTGGTGGTTTATAACAAAATGAAGGCAATTGAGAAGAGAGTGCTTGGCCACATAAAGGCGTTTATAGATCAAGAACAGGGCACAGAACTTCACGAAGccataaattttacttttctgcagtaaagcattttttgtttattgttgtcacatgTTTTCTATGAGTCATAAGTCCATAAAGCAATGTCCATAAATCCATATTAAAGCCTATTTGTTAACGTTTATGTGTCTGAAGCGTCTCAATACTCTAGATATTATAGCATCTATGTAGATTTTTTCTTTGATCAAACATACCAGTTTTAAACTTAGTCAAAACACCACAAATGGGTTCTGACCCAACACTAATGAGCATTATGGACTAGAGACCAGGAAGCTTCCTGAAATGGATTTTCTGGgtaatttaacatatttatacgatagaaatatttaaaccagTACCATTTTAGTACCGCTTTGTTTTAAtaagcttttgttgttttttttttttctttcagccaaACTCCACCTACAGCAGTCAATTTAGTCAGACGGAGGTCTTCAACGAGAATATCTCTGGTAATGTCCACATTGTCCTTCTACACACCTGTTCGGTGGAACCAGTTTTATTTCATGCAATGTTAAACACTCTTTTTGAAATTTTCCCtgcaaaatttgttaaaattgacaaaagcaaaactttctaacttttttATATACGGTCTTGCTTCTGTGTTGCCTTAATATTTATAGATGTGATCATTTTAAtacatagcaaaaaaaaaagatagtacTAGTGGTTTAATGTGGTAACTCAATAAATGAACTGTCTGTGAAAATCATAttaatttcattgtttatttcatattttctgccCTCTGGCTCATCATAAAATAATCTCAACTTTAACTGTGGCTCATAAAGTAGCCCCTaacattctgttttttaatctgtattgCAGTTTATCCGCAGACCAAATATCTTTTCTACGTTGCTCTTGAGCCCTGCCCACTGATTTTAATGTATGCCAGAGAGATTTAATGAATTGCAACACAGAAATGTAGAATAATCAAGTACAAAAAATCCCTTCTGACTGTAATTATAGTAAATAATGCATACTCGTATATAAATACTTGTGTATTTCATGAATTGCAGAAATCTTTACAccagttatttatttgatgCATGGTTTCCACATTGATGTAAATTAATctgaatagaaataaatatttaaagacttTTGACTCTAGTAGTTATGAGAGTTGATAAaatctctgttttgtttctttgcagccAAAGTCTCAGGCCTACTTGATGCCCCAGATGCACTACAATGGTCATTTTACTGAGCCCTACACTTCATCACAAGGTAAGCACAGACTAGAAATAGGGTTACTTTCCCACATCAGGCAATGTGATCGAAATccgcttttttccccccataagTGACCCATATCCAACTTTCTCACCAATGTGCCCAATTCCaatcttttctctcctttttttttgaaTTACCTTACTTTGTATTATGATCTTGTGACGATACTGTCGGCTCTCCCCACTGAGTAAACTTTGGATGTTCCCACTCTCTCGTAGATAACCTGTATGTGAACCCCCAGAATGGTTTTTACTACCACTCCCAGACCAGCCTGGACCGCTCTCCTCTGGAGTACAGCAGCGGAGGGCGTCTGCGAAACGGCAGCGTGTACAGCGCCCACAGCACTAGCTCACTGAACAATCCCCAGCACTACCATCAGCCCTCGCCCATGTCCTCCAACCCCTCCATTACGAGTGACATCACCAGGCCAGACTTCATTCCCTCCCATCGCCACAGCGCGCTCATCCCACCCTCCTATCGCGCCACTCCTGATTATGAGACGGTGATGCGGCAGAAGAACCGAGGCATGGCGGGGGGCATGGTTCTGTCTCAGGAGCATCGGCAGAGTCACTCCATGAGAAATTTGAACATCGGGAACTCGTACGCCTACAGCAGACCGGACCCTCTGGTTTACAGCCAACCAGAAATAAGAGTAGAGTATGGCGGAACGTCCCACCATCACCAGTACCCCTTTCATCTGGGCTCCAGCTTCCACAGCCCCTCTCCATACCCCTACCCTCCAGAGCGGAGGCCCGTTGTTGGAGCCGTCAGTGTCCCGGAGCTCACAAACGTCCAGCTGCAGCAGGCGCAGGAATATCCGGCCCCCAACATCATGAGAACGCAGGTCTACCGACCGCCGCCACCTTACCCGTACGCTTACCCGCGTCCTGCTAACAGCACCCCCGACCTGTCTCGTCACCTCTACGTCAGCAGCAGCAATCCAGACCTGATAATCACGAGGCGAGTCCATCACTCTGTCCAGACCTTCCAGGAGGACAGCCTGCCTGTCGCACACTCCCTACAGGAAGTATCAGAGCCTCTGTTCAGCGCTCCGCCGCATCGACAGCCGTACCACGCTCACAAGCGAAACTCCATCGAGATCGCCGGTTTGGCACACAGCCTAGAGGCGGTGAGGGTCAAAGAGAGAACTATGTCCTCCTCAGCAGCGGAAGCAGCAACCCCACCTCCTGTGGTGCATTCTGGGTCCCAGGTTAACGTGTTTTTAGAACATGTTaaaacagcagagaggggagacGCACAGTACGGACACAAAAAGTCTCTGTCTGATGCAACAATGCTAGTTCATAGCAGTGGGGAAGATGAGGAGTTGGAGGACGATATTGGGTGTCACACTCCTCTTTCACAGGAAGCGGTGGTTATTCCAGAGCAGCCGCCGCTGCAGCATCGCAGCCTGACGTCTCTGTCCTCTGTGACGACTCAGCAACAAATCCCAAAGGAGCCGCCTCCCGCGTATCCTATAGGGTCTGCCCTAGACCCCTCCAAAACCAGCTCCCTGGTCTATAAAGTTCACCCTCGGATCCACAAAGGAGAGCCGCTTTACCTGCTGTCAGATTTGAGACAACCTGAAATTATGCCCTCAGTGTCTGAGAGCGATGTGAGCGAGCAAGACAATCGCAAGCCTAAGAGAGACTTCAGTAAGGGACTTGTGTTCTCGCTTCCTGCTGGAGGGGAAACGTTGCAGGGTTTACCTCCTCCTGTGAGTTTCTTCTCTAAAAACcagtttttttgtcttgtagCAGATTTATTGTTATCAGGGTTTCTACAGAGTCTGGGAAAGTCTCAAGATGTGAAATTTGATTTAGGTGTTCTCCAACTCTGAATAAGAAGACTCCGTCCAACCAACCATTAATTTTAATCCTAACTACTGTCAGAAATATCTGATATAAAttcataataaagttatttttttatatttgaatttaaaaaattggctAAAAAAAGGTCAAAGAGCTGGAAATTTAAATCTTGTATTCCTGTCACAATGGCAAATTTTGCTTTATGATATATGATCCCAGTAGTTTTTGTAGCAAAcgataatatttttgtttatggactattttcaactaaaataatgataatggcATATTAATGCAAGTTTGCGACTCTTAAagactaataaactttaattttgtaaagaacactggAAACTAATTCAAgatatttttatatcaaaaataaaatacaacaataagaataaagaaagaggaaataaaaaacacacaaaaccaaaaccttaaataaaatgaatcattacctctttgtaaatgaaattgctcttcaaaaaaatattaaatatcagaCTGGAAATAATTAAGCTCATGTTACAATTAATCttgaaaagttttgagttttgagATTGGATGATATGTATGAACCCTGTTGCAGGCCTTTTGTCAGTCATTTCCTGTAGACCAACATACAAACATTTGTTAATGAGAAGAGTTGTTCCCTGTAAGAATGCGAAAGTGAAGGTGTTGGCAAGACGAGCAGAAGAAACCAGACAGCCAACAAAAGTCGGCGTTAGACGTAGAGAAGCAGCTGGCAGACACTTCTAGGATAAAGTAATAAAGCTGgaatgttaaaaatgaaacacaggGCATTACCCCTGATTGTGtatgaaatgtaatatttctgtGCAGTGAGCTGCTCTGGTCAGCAGTGACCATAAACACACTTTGTCAGGTTTTTTTGGAACAGTTCTTAAAATACTAATTTAGatgttgaatttctttttttcaattacGTTTTTGAAAATCACACAAACGGACcttgagagagaaagaaggaagatGGGTTGGAAGTTTGCTTTGCCTGCAGATGATAACCACAATAGTTTCAGGTTGACAAGTCAGCAGGGAGGAATGCTGCTCTGCTTCCTCGTTGAACTGGAAAGGTGACATTTTAGCTAAAGAAAACAGTCAACAAGCATGCGCCGTCCCTCCCCTCACCTGGCTGGAGTCCCTTTTTTCTCCGCCGCTTTTACGCATTTCCCCTGATCTTTTCTCTTTGTCTCCGCTCGGTCACAACAGGGGATGAAGAAAGGATCCAGGTCAGAGGTGAGGAAGATGGGCCCTCTGAAGCTGGCCCGTCACAACGGCCTGTCGGTGTCCAGGAAAGTGGTGCAGAACGAGGTCATAGACGAGCCAGAGCAGCCGTCTAACGATGAAAAAGTAAGACGCTTCAGTTTTCACTGCCTTGCTCCTCGAGAATTAACACGtctaatgtttcattttcacatttaaaactaaagagAGAGATGTTTCTCTAAGGTTAAACAGCTGATCAGCAGGAGTTGCACGTCTTGCTGGTGTTCATAGACTTCAGGTGTGGATTTTTATTAAGAGGGAAACATAATGGAGATTCTTTCAGGTCCAAGTTTGATTAAGTTGTCTAAATTATGGTGCTTTTGTCTGAAAGTgtgaaaacataataataaacaattttgAAGGTCATTGTTATTTGACTTGAACAGATGACAGCTGTTGTGCTTTTTTCTCTGCACAGCAACAATATTTACACTTTTAgaaagtgtatttaaaaaaaaaagaggtaagaAGAATTTAACCAGGGTTGTTCTAACAGCTAACATTAAACTTATGCTATGACGACAACAATTACCGTAGTTAGACGGAGTGTAGTGTATTTTGTGACTCTTCTCTGAgatatttttaaagtctttctgcattttaatatctaatttttatctgtttaaaataaaataaaaaatccccaTGAAAAGTAGTCTAAGTTGTTTAAGATCTGACTAAAGATGAGGAAGATTATGCACAGCTCACTGCACTGAATAATTTATTCTCTTCATGAAATCAGTCCGGGGTCCTAAACCTGGGAAACATTTACTGTAATCCACACAGATGCttttgaataaatcagaatatcattaagaaatctttattttcatagCATTTCAATTGTAGTTATCTAAACAGAGTAATTGCAcggaaataaaaatttatttctgttgattttgatgattatttagTTGCTCTGTTGAATAAAGTGTTGCCTTGGTGAAATGTCTCACACAGCTCAGACAGTGTTAGGGTTTCGTCTCTATTGCAGCCGATCAGCTTGAGGCTCCGCTGGGGCGTTAGGGAAGCTCTAATTACGTTATTATTGACCTTCAACTTGTCTGCACTGTCGGGTCTGGTCTCTCTCATCTTTCTTTTGACAATACTAAACCAGCTGGTGTATCTGGCAGCGTGGCCAGGTGCCGAGTCCtcctggaaaaataataaatcaggaTCTCCATAAAAGCTGTTCAACAGCTGGAAGCATGAAGAATGTTCCTGGTAGACAGCTGCGTTTGGTTTTAGACTTGACAAAAACCCAGACATTTCTGATATCATCCCTGGTTAAATTGttccttaaaagaaaaaaatgtgactgtAACTCTTGTTATGGATAGATatcctccagctgcagtccACCTGAAACTGAACCCTTTTTCTTACACTGGCGCTGGTGTGCAGTCTTCTTAAAGATGCGATTATTATCAGTGCTAGACAAGGTTTTTTCCTTtaactcaactttccattaacatTCTTAAACATAATTGGGTTGGtctaaagtgtgtgtgtgtgtttcagtgtaaGTTGCTGGAGCAGCATGTGGAAATGGGGGAGCTGCTGAAGGAGTTTGAGAGCGTCCCAAAGCGCGTTCCAGGAGAGGATTGTAACACGGCCCTGCTTCCAGAGAACAGGGACAAAAACCGCTTTGTAGACGTCCTGCCTTACGACAGCAGCAGAGTGGAGCTGGTTCCCACTAAAGAGAACAACACAGGCTACATCAATGCATCGCACGTTAAGGTAAGAGACGCACGGAGATGTTTAATAGTGGTTCACAAAACCTTTTGGCTTCTAATGGAAAACATTAGAAGCAAGGAGATGCAACCAACAAACCAGTTAAGCAAGGACTCAACCAGCCTCTACATTTAAACACCTGGAGCTGCTGCTTTTCCACAGGAGGAACATTATTGTCACAGATATGATATAAAGGATTGGATTAATTTCTTGAGATCTTCTCAGGGCCCAAATGCTTTCCTAGACCACTTTTGGTTTCACATTTAGTCTCGCTTT from Xiphophorus hellerii strain 12219 chromosome 19, Xiphophorus_hellerii-4.1, whole genome shotgun sequence encodes:
- the ptpn21 gene encoding tyrosine-protein phosphatase non-receptor type 21 isoform X2, which codes for MPLPFGFKLKRTRRYTVSSKSCLVTRIQLLNGEFVEFTLSVESTGQECLEAVAQRLELREITYFSLWYFNKQNQQRWIDLEKALKKQLDKYGQEPTVYFGVLFYIPSVAQLQQEITRYQYYLQLKKDVLEGRITCSLDQVVRLASLAVQADFGDFNRYDSQEFLKKFALFPIDWIQDERVLEEATQKVAILYQSFRGFPAPEAEMLYMQEVEKLEGYGQESYQAKDNTGIDVTLGSCLDGIFVKYKNGRSPLLYRWHEITNMSHNRSFFGLELSNREESVQFQTDDMETSKYVCRMCLARLKFYKTNKSNFQTPPTAVNLVRRRSSTRISLPKSQAYLMPQMHYNGHFTEPYTSSQDNLYVNPQNGFYYHSQTSLDRSPLEYSSGGRLRNGSVYSAHSTSSLNNPQHYHQPSPMSSNPSITSDITRPDFIPSHRHSALIPPSYRATPDYETVMRQKNRGMAGGMVLSQEHRQSHSMRNLNIGNSYAYSRPDPLVYSQPEIRVEYGGTSHHHQYPFHLGSSFHSPSPYPYPPERRPVVGAVSVPELTNVQLQQAQEYPAPNIMRTQVYRPPPPYPYAYPRPANSTPDLSRHLYVSSSNPDLIITRRVHHSVQTFQEDSLPVAHSLQEVSEPLFSAPPHRQPYHAHKRNSIEIAGLAHSLEAVRVKERTMSSSAAEAATPPPVVHSGSQVNVFLEHVKTAERGDAQYGHKKSLSDATMLVHSSGEDEELEDDIGCHTPLSQEAVVIPEQPPLQHRSLTSLSSVTTQQQIPKEPPPAYPIGSALDPSKTSSLVYKVHPRIHKGEPLYLLSDLRQPEIMPSVSESDVSEQDNRKPKRDFSKGLVFSLPAGGETLQGLPPPGMKKGSRSEVRKMGPLKLARHNGLSVSRKVVQNEVIDEPEQPSNDEKCKLLEQHVEMGELLKEFESVPKRVPGEDCNTALLPENRDKNRFVDVLPYDSSRVELVPTKENNTGYINASHVKVTIGGQTWSYIAAQGPLSHTCADFWQMVWEEDVSIIAMVTAEEESGREKSCRYWPRLGSRHNTVTYGRFRITTRFRTESGCYATTGLKIKNVPKDQERTVWHLQYTDWPDHGCPEDFKGFLTYLEEVQSVRRHTNAISDPKNINPVLVHCSAGVGRSGVVILSELMIACLEHNEMLTVPEVLRLLRDQRMLMVQTLSQYTFVYKVLIEYLRNSRLI
- the ptpn21 gene encoding tyrosine-protein phosphatase non-receptor type 21 isoform X1 produces the protein MPLPFGFKLKRTRRYTVSSKSCLVTRIQLLNGEFVEFTLSVESTGQECLEAVAQRLELREITYFSLWYFNKQNQQRWIDLEKALKKQLDKYGQEPTVYFGVLFYIPSVAQLQQEITRYQYYLQLKKDVLEGRITCSLDQVVRLASLAVQADFGDFNRYDSQEFLKKFALFPIDWIQDERVLEEATQKVAILYQSFRGFPAPEAEMLYMQEVEKLEGYGQESYQAKDNTGIDVTLGSCLDGIFVKYKNGRSPLLYRWHEITNMSHNRSFFGLELSNREESVQFQTDDMETSKYVCRMCLARLKFYKTNKSNLEESPPLPSESSQKSLLTLSFPRFPILSRTSLLSDKGQTPPTAVNLVRRRSSTRISLPKSQAYLMPQMHYNGHFTEPYTSSQDNLYVNPQNGFYYHSQTSLDRSPLEYSSGGRLRNGSVYSAHSTSSLNNPQHYHQPSPMSSNPSITSDITRPDFIPSHRHSALIPPSYRATPDYETVMRQKNRGMAGGMVLSQEHRQSHSMRNLNIGNSYAYSRPDPLVYSQPEIRVEYGGTSHHHQYPFHLGSSFHSPSPYPYPPERRPVVGAVSVPELTNVQLQQAQEYPAPNIMRTQVYRPPPPYPYAYPRPANSTPDLSRHLYVSSSNPDLIITRRVHHSVQTFQEDSLPVAHSLQEVSEPLFSAPPHRQPYHAHKRNSIEIAGLAHSLEAVRVKERTMSSSAAEAATPPPVVHSGSQVNVFLEHVKTAERGDAQYGHKKSLSDATMLVHSSGEDEELEDDIGCHTPLSQEAVVIPEQPPLQHRSLTSLSSVTTQQQIPKEPPPAYPIGSALDPSKTSSLVYKVHPRIHKGEPLYLLSDLRQPEIMPSVSESDVSEQDNRKPKRDFSKGLVFSLPAGGETLQGLPPPGMKKGSRSEVRKMGPLKLARHNGLSVSRKVVQNEVIDEPEQPSNDEKCKLLEQHVEMGELLKEFESVPKRVPGEDCNTALLPENRDKNRFVDVLPYDSSRVELVPTKENNTGYINASHVKVTIGGQTWSYIAAQGPLSHTCADFWQMVWEEDVSIIAMVTAEEESGREKSCRYWPRLGSRHNTVTYGRFRITTRFRTESGCYATTGLKIKNVPKDQERTVWHLQYTDWPDHGCPEDFKGFLTYLEEVQSVRRHTNAISDPKNINPVLVHCSAGVGRSGVVILSELMIACLEHNEMLTVPEVLRLLRDQRMLMVQTLSQYTFVYKVLIEYLRNSRLI